One stretch of Sphingobacteriales bacterium DNA includes these proteins:
- a CDS encoding tetratricopeptide repeat protein: MQQLNKLTELIEKYLNGELTKAEHQEFERRLETDADFAREVLMHINIDKALSEVDVIELRKKMTDINGELKLHRKFRHELFSAKWQYLAVAASITLIVTFGAKYINNGPVSNEALISKYYTPYEAEGISRSAQSQTEKLLSDALVSYSNKDYESAVNKFLAYFQLDYTNIQAHFYYAISCFETNRISEAKKSFQLVIDHQNNLYVEQAKWYLGLCYLKTFETNQALAVFTEIVNEDSTYSEKAKEIIRKLK; the protein is encoded by the coding sequence ATGCAACAGTTAAACAAACTGACCGAACTGATCGAAAAATACTTGAATGGAGAACTGACTAAAGCTGAACATCAGGAATTTGAAAGACGACTTGAGACAGATGCCGACTTTGCCAGGGAAGTATTGATGCATATCAATATCGACAAGGCTTTGAGTGAGGTAGATGTCATTGAGCTCAGGAAAAAAATGACGGATATTAATGGTGAACTTAAACTTCACCGTAAGTTTCGGCATGAATTGTTTTCGGCTAAGTGGCAGTATCTCGCTGTTGCGGCATCGATTACACTGATTGTTACTTTTGGGGCAAAATATATCAACAATGGCCCTGTCAGTAACGAAGCATTAATCAGTAAATACTATACTCCATACGAGGCCGAAGGAATCAGCCGTTCTGCTCAAAGTCAGACTGAAAAACTGCTTTCTGATGCATTGGTGTCTTATTCCAACAAGGATTATGAATCCGCTGTCAATAAGTTTTTGGCTTATTTTCAGTTGGATTACACCAACATTCAGGCTCATTTTTATTATGCCATCAGTTGTTTTGAGACTAACCGCATCAGTGAAGCAAAGAAATCTTTTCAACTGGTGATTGATCATCAGAACAACCTGTATGTGGAGCAGGCCAAATGGTATCTGGGTTTGTGTTATCTGAAAACCTTTGAAACCAATCAGGCTTTGGCTGTTTTTACTGAAATTGTCAACGAAGACAGTACCTATAGTGAAAAGGCAAAGGAAATTATCCGGAAATTAAAGTGA
- a CDS encoding sigma-70 family RNA polymerase sigma factor: MGNLLNGKRIKVSNDLSDDELIAGIRNHDNDVLRYIYKKYFEIIRNFIRKNNGNEEDAQDIFQEAIIILYKKIKDDQLVLTCSFGTFMFSICKLLWLKQLEKRRIRGEDFPENDMSEFVSIIGSNIESNDEYKLYQYHFSRLNKDCQRVLRLFLEKVPLKEIAEIMGYKTEQYAKKRKFECKEKLIENIKNDLFMKK; the protein is encoded by the coding sequence TTGGGTAACCTTTTAAATGGTAAGAGAATAAAAGTATCAAATGATTTGTCGGATGATGAGCTGATAGCCGGTATCCGCAATCATGATAACGATGTACTGAGGTACATTTATAAAAAGTACTTTGAAATAATTAGAAATTTTATCAGGAAAAACAACGGGAATGAAGAAGATGCCCAGGATATTTTCCAGGAAGCCATCATCATTCTTTACAAAAAAATAAAGGATGATCAACTGGTGCTGACCTGTTCGTTTGGAACTTTTATGTTCTCAATATGTAAGCTCCTGTGGCTGAAGCAACTGGAAAAAAGACGGATAAGAGGGGAAGATTTTCCTGAGAATGATATGAGTGAGTTTGTCAGTATTATTGGTTCGAATATTGAATCAAATGATGAGTACAAACTTTATCAGTATCATTTTAGCAGGCTGAATAAAGATTGTCAGCGGGTTTTAAGACTTTTTCTTGAAAAGGTGCCGTTGAAAGAAATTGCTGAGATTATGGGATACAAAACTGAACAGTATGCTAAAAAGAGAAAATTTGAATGCAAGGAAAAACTGATAGAAAACATAAAGAATGACTTATTTATGAAAAAATAA